From the genome of Thiovibrio frasassiensis:
CCGGTGAGCCATTTCGGCTGCCGGGCCGATTTCAAGGCCTGGACCGTTTCATTGATAGCGGCCGATTCCGGCATCCGATCCAAAAAAATGAGCTGATACAACCCTACCCGTAACGCCACAAGAGTAAGGGGTTTCATTTTCGTCAGGGGATGGCTGGAAAATTGCTGAATAATTCCATCCAAATACCCTTGCCAGCGGACGACCCCATAGACCAAGGCCATGACAAGCTGCTTATCGCGCGGATCGTCCATAGAAAGCCCGGAGATGGTGGTTTCCAAGACCTGATCCAGCGGGGCCTGCGCTTTCTCCCAAGTCAGGAGGGTTTCCATGGCTATCCCGCGAGAATTACCCATGGATCAGTGTTCCATGCCTCATTTTCATCTCTCAGCCCCTGACTCAGTCGTCTTTATCCCTATCACCGAGGCAAACCGCCCGGTAACCCCCTCACGGCGATAGGAAAAATAATTTTCATCGCAAACCGTACAGGTTGCGGCAATCTCGATCTGTTCCGTAGGCACACCGCTGTCGCGGAGTTGGTCCCGGCTGATACCCCAAAAATTAAAATAATTCGGCCGGACCTGATAGGCGTGAAACGCGAGAGGAAGTTCTGTGTGATATTGGCTGAACTCCCCACAGCATGGCCCCAAGGACGGACTGATCCCAGCAAGAATCGCCGTAGGGTTCGTCCCGTATGCCGCGGTCATGGCAACCAAGGTTTTGGCGATGATATTGGCCACACTGCCCCGCCAGCCGGAATGGATATTGGCCACCGCACCATGTTGAGGATCGTACAACATCACCGCCTGACAATCGGCCTGCTGGATCATCAAACCGACCTCGGGAATATTGGTCATGAGGGCGTCATACCCTGCATGCTCCACATCCTCTTGCGGCAGCCAGTCCACAACCAGAACTTTATTCCCGTGCACCTGCTTTGCCGAAACAAGCCAGCCCAACCCGAGTTTTTCCTTGATAACGGCTCTGTTCCGCAGAACCCCTGCCGCATCATCACCAACATGGAATCCAACATTAAGCGAACAATATGGGGGGGCACTCGCCCCGCCCTGCCTCGAAAAGGTGACGGCCGATACCGTTGGCATGTTTGGGAAAAAAGAGTGCTGCACAATAAACTCCGAGAAAAAAAGAAGAGAAAAAAGGGACGTCTATGATTACCTCTAATTACCTCTTACAATTACAAACAAAAAGAGGGAAGGGCTTGCGCCCTTCCCTCTTCAATATTACGAGAACAACAGGTACTACAGAACAACTGGATTAGAACTGTGCCTCAAAGGTCAGGTATACCTGATCTGCACTGTCGATGATGTCCTGACCAGCGAAGTTTGCTTTCCAAGCTTCGGCATCGTCATTCACATCGTACGGCATAGTGGTCCAATCCATGGAACCGGTGAAGTCATAATCATAATGCTGGTAGCCCAAGCGGATGAAGGCCTTGCCAAACTTGGACACAGCCTCGCCACCGGGGATGTCATAGATGGTGTAGAGCTCATAGACATTACCGCGGGTAGCAAGCTTGGAGGCGTACACATCATCATGACCGGGGGTCATGGCAATCCAGTACTTGGATCCGTGGTTGTACTCGGCACCAATCTTGAAGAGAGAGTCAGGAATATCATAACGCACACCGAGATGCACGGAATAGCCATTCTCTTTGTCTGTATTCGCTGCGCCAGAGGTCCAATCGTTCAGCATACCATTGGTATTGGGATCGGTCCGACTCCAGGCAGCTGTCAAGAAGTAGTTCAGATTCTCATACTTATCCTGGTACACGCCGGAGGTATGATAAATATTACCCATGTTATACCGGGCCCCCATCATCGCTTCCATACCCATTGCCGTCAATGAATCTGAAAAATCCGGGTAACTGAACACATCCATGGCTGCAAAGGACTGGAGATAGGCAAAACGGTTGCCCTTCTTGTAGACATCCCAGCTCAC
Proteins encoded in this window:
- the pgeF gene encoding peptidoglycan editing factor PgeF, which translates into the protein MPTVSAVTFSRQGGASAPPYCSLNVGFHVGDDAAGVLRNRAVIKEKLGLGWLVSAKQVHGNKVLVVDWLPQEDVEHAGYDALMTNIPEVGLMIQQADCQAVMLYDPQHGAVANIHSGWRGSVANIIAKTLVAMTAAYGTNPTAILAGISPSLGPCCGEFSQYHTELPLAFHAYQVRPNYFNFWGISRDQLRDSGVPTEQIEIAATCTVCDENYFSYRREGVTGRFASVIGIKTTESGAER